The Phragmites australis chromosome 15, lpPhrAust1.1, whole genome shotgun sequence genome window below encodes:
- the LOC133892315 gene encoding glycine-rich RNA-binding protein RZ1C-like: MAEEKVGRIFVGGLSWDTTEHTLKRTFGQYGKVIEAQVVVERDTGRSRGFGFVTFSEPRAVDAAIRGMHNGELYGRNISVNKAQPRMNSDDGYGYGGGGGGGGYSSGARGGYRSGADVVPAASDDCFKCGRPGHWARECPYSDGGRTGRYSPPSRYGGGTGGRGDRFGGSDRFANRYDDDRYDGGRYVDSRDTYYGAGRDRYASDRYAPVADRYSGDRYSGADRYASSGFSRERSYERDGGRTSGSYYRDEPRSSGGYGRGGPRGGPARFGGSYRDRPAPYDRPSRGAGARSYDDRY; this comes from the exons ATGGCGGAGGAGAAGGTGGGGCGGATCTTCGTGGGCGGGCTGTCGTGGGACACCACGGAGCACACGCTCAAGCGCACCTTCGGCCAGTACGGCAAGGTCATCGAGGCGCAG GTTGTAGTGGAAAGGGACACAGGCCGCTCCAGGGGGTTTGGATTTGTTACATTTTCAGAACCACGGGCTGTGGATGCTGCCATTCGGGGAATGCACAATGGAGAACTATATGGCCGAAATATTTCTGTGAACAAAGCTCAACCTAGGATGAACTCTGATGATGGCTATGgatatggtggtggtggtggtggtggtggttacTCATCTGGTGCTCGAGGTGGATATCGCAGTGGGGCTGATGTAGTTCCAGCAGCAAGTGATGATTGCTTCAAATGTGGCCGCCCTGGACACTGGGCTCGTGAATGTCCTTATTCAGATGGAGGTAGAACTGGAAGGTACTCTCCCCCTTCGAGGTATGGCGGTGGCACTGGGGGACGTGGTGACCGCTTTGGAGGATCAGACCGTTTTGCTAACCGCTATGATGATGATCGATATGATGGTGGCCGTTATGTGGACAGCAGGGATACCTATTATGGTGCTGGACGTGATCGTTATGCCAGTGATCGCTATGCACCGGTAGCAGATCGCTATTCTGGTGACAGGTATAGTGGTGCAGATCGTTATGCATCGAGTGGCTTTAGCAGGGAAAGAAGTTATGAGAGAGATGGAGGGCGGACCAGCGGAAGTTACTACCGTGATGAACCTAGGAGCTCTGGTGGCTATGGCAGAGGTGGTCCACGTGGTGGGCCTGCTCGCTTTGGTGGGAGTTACCGAGATAGACCTGCCCCCTATGATCGTCCCAGCAGGGGAGCGGGAGCTCGCTCTTATGATGATCGCTACTGA
- the LOC133892314 gene encoding disease resistance protein RPM1-like produces the protein MVEALVIVILQKIASALGEEGFKVLASKLQKQLPDMLEVTNRMRLLQSDLSMMQAFISQVDIHMSNDKVLEAWLEQVRQAAHEAEDIVDEYIYLVGQMEGTNSFIKRALNQTTVANKWRKLATQAKFVEDCLKKITETKNRFDVSAAGSRKDNALSNSSRLQHVSEHSYLKDDDDFVGNAEEMKHLTEWLSDVRKDRTIISICGMGGLGKTTIASSIYKKEEIKRMFICRAWISVSQSYRVKDLLKRILLQLMAKNENVPDGLDTMDCVNLVEFLQKYLQDRRYLIVLDDVWSRDSWPLLDNAFVKNNNGSRIVITTRIQAVASLADPNCEMKLSLLPKEEAWTLFCQKAFSRLDDRSCPLNLKTCAERIVDKCQGLPLALVALGSLLSYKEMDEQEWELFYSQLRWQLSNNPELSWVASVLNLSYNDLPSYLKNCFLYCGLFPEDNQIERKRLIRLWIAEGFIEDRGPETALVDVAACYLKELADRSLLQVVVRNEYGRPKRFQMHDLVRELSLTISKKEKFATTWDYPNSGCIFNGSRRVAIQKDGNLMQTAKISAQLRSVVVFVEEMPSSWFKDCYPSFRLLRVLCLRHCHIQKVPDHVSNLFNLHYLDLGYTKLKEIPRSIGKLCNLQTLYLKGSVLELPSDMTMLTKLQHLLIDVGRFGSSASNKIYRLEHLQTLKNIEANSYVVKKLGCLTRLRSLGIRKVLEYYNTDLWASISKMTALTSLSVIAADRNSDVIDLANLKPLPHLEKLMLSGRT, from the exons ATGGTAGAAGCTTTGGTCATAGTGATTCTCCAAAAGATTGCCTCTGCACTTGGAGAAGAGGGATTTAAAGTTCTTGCTTCTAAGTTACAGAAGCAGCTACCTGACATGCTAGAGGTTACCAATAGAATGAGGCTACTCCAAAGTGATTTGTCGATGATGCAAGCATTCATCAGTCAAGTAGACATTCATATGTCTAATGATAAGGTACTGGAGGCCTGGCTGGAACAGGTGCGACAAGCAGCCCATGAAGCTGAGGACATTGTTGATGAGTACATTTATCTTGTTGGCCAAATGGAAGGAACAAACAGTTTCATAAAGAGAGCTTTGAACCAAACAACGGTGGCTAATAAATGGCGCAAGCTTGCAACACAGGCTAAGTTCGTGGAGGATTGTCTTAAGAAGATTACAGAGACAAAAAATAGATTTGATGTTTCAGCAGCAGGCAGTAGGAAAGATAATGCATTGAGTAATTCTAGTAGACTCCAACATGTATCTGAACATTCATATCTgaaggatgatgatgattttgtgGGGAATGCAGAAGAGATGAAGCACTTAACAGAATGGTTATCTGATGTGAGGAAAGATCGAACTATAATCTCCATTTGTGGAATGGGAGGATTGGGTAAGACAACCATTGCTAGCAGCATctacaagaaagaagaaattAAAAGAATGTTTATCTGCCGTGCATGGATCTCAGTCTCTCAAAGTTACAGGGTCAAAGATCTCCTCAAAAGGATCCTACTGCAGCTCATGGCAAAAAATGAGAATGTTCCCGATGGGCTTGACACCATGGACTGTGTGAATCTAGTTGAATTTCTTCAGAAATATCTACAGGACAGGAGGTACTTAATTGTGTTGGATGATGTATGGAGTAGGGACTCTTGGCCTTTACTAGATAATGCATTTGTCAAGAACAACAATGGGAGCCGAATAGTCATCACAACTCGAATCCAAGCTGTGGCATCCCTAGCTGATCCAAACTGTGAAATGAAACTCAGTTTACTACCGAAGGAGGAGGCGTGGACTCTTTTCTGTCAAAAGGCCTTCTCGAGATTAGATGACAGAAGTTGCCCTCTCAATCTTAAGACCTGTGCTGAAAGAATTGTGGACAAGTGCCAAGGTTTGCCACTGGCTCTTGTTGCTTTAGGGAGCCTTTTATCCTACAAAGAAATGGATGAACAGGAGTGGGAGTTGTTCTATAGCCAACTTAGGTGGCAGCTGAGTAACAACCCAGAGCTGAGTTGGGTTGCTAGCGTTCTGAACCTCAGTTACAACGATCTCCCTAGTTACTTGAAGAATTGCTTTCTTTACTGTGGCCTGTTTCCTGAAGATAATCAAATCGAAAGGAAACGGCTAATCAGACTCTGGATAGCTGAAGGATTTATTGAGGATAGAGGACCCGAGACAGCACTGGTAGATGTAGCTGCATGTTACCtgaaggagcttgctgaccgtTCATTGCTTCAAGTCGTCGTCAGGAATGAATATGGAAGACCAAAGAGGTTCCAGATGCATGACCTTGTGAGGGAGTTATCTCTAACGATATCCAAGAAGGAAAAGTTTGCTACTACATGGGACTATCCTAACTCAGGCTGCATTTTCAATGGATCTCGTCGAGTTGCCATACAGAAGGATGGTAATTTAATGCAAACAGCAAAAATTTCGGCACAGCTTAGGTCTGTCGTCGTGTTTGTGGAGGAGATGCCATCATCTTGGTTCAAGGACTGTTACCCAAGCTTTAGATTGTTAAGGGTCTTGTGCCTGAGACACTGCCATATCCAAAAAGTACCAGATCACGTGTCTAATTTGTTTAACTTGCATTACCTTGACTTGGGATATACCAAACTGAAGGAGATACCAAGATCTATTGGGAAGCTTTGCAATCTGCAAACGCTGTATCTCAAGGGTTCTGTACTGGAGTTGCCGAGTGATATGACTATGCTAACAAAGCTTCAGCACCTACTTATTGATGTTGGTAGGTTTGGAAGTTCAGCAAGTAACAAGATATATCGCTTGGAACATCTGCAGACTCTGAAGAACATAGAAGCCAACAGCTATGTGGTTAAAAAACTTGGATGCCTGACAAGGTTGAGAAGCCTTGGCATCAGGAAGGTGCTAGAATACTACAACACTGATTTGTGGGCCTCAATCAGCAAGATGACAGCTTTGACTTCATTGTCTGTGATTGCAGCGGACCGCAACAGTGATGTTATTGATCTGGCCAACTTGAAGCCATTACCGCACCTAGAGAAGCTTATGTTAAGTGGCAG AACCTAG
- the LOC133892316 gene encoding chromatin remodeling protein EBS-like isoform X2, with the protein MAKSRPPKRILESYTIKGSDKVIKPGDCVLMRASDASKPPYVARVESIEAAGSRGTNVRVRVRWYYRPEESIGGRRPFHGSKEVFLSDHYDMQSADTIEGKCNVHSFRSYTKLDSVNAEDYFCRFEYKSATGSFVPDRIAVFCKCEMPYNPDDLMIQCEECSDWFHPACIGMTIKEAKKLEHFFCQSCTAENGKMTENSHEATAQSEEKQVESKRRRR; encoded by the exons ATGGCGAAGTCGCGGCCGCCTAAGCGGATCCTCGAGTCTTACACCATCAAGGGCTCCGACAAAGTCATCAAGC CTGGGGATTGTGTGCTAATGAGGGCATCTGATGCATCAAAGCCACCATATGTGGCAAGAGTTGAGTCGATTGAGGCAGCAGGATCTCGAGGCACAAATGTAAGAGTGCGGGTGCGGTGGTATTATCGGCCAGAGGAGTCCATTGGTGGGAGGCGACCTTTTCATGGTTCCAAGGAGGTGTTCCTCTCTGACCACTATGATATGCAGAGTGCTGACACCATTGAGGGGAAGTGCAATGTCCACAGCTTCCGTAGCTATACAAAGCTTGATTCTGTCAATGCTGAGGACTACTTCTGTCGCTTTGAGTATAAATCAGCTACAGGAAGCTTCGTGCCCGACCGCATAGCTGT GTTTTGCAAGTGTGAGATGCCGTACAATCCTGATGACCTTATGATCCAATGCGAGGAATGTTCTGACTG GTTTCACCCTGCTTGCATTGGAATGACTATCAAAGAAGCAAAGAAACTTGAGCATTTTTTCTGCCAGAGCTGTACGGCTGAAAATGGAAAGATGACCGAGAATTCTCACGAAGCTACAGCGCAATCAGAAGAAAAG CAGGTGGAATCAAAGAGACGGAGAAGGTGA
- the LOC133892316 gene encoding chromatin remodeling protein EBS-like isoform X3: MAKSRPPKRILESYTIKGSDKVIKPGDCVLMRASDASKPPYVARVESIEAAGSRGTNVRVRVRWYYRPEESIGGRRPFHGSKEVFLSDHYDMQSADTIEGKCNVHSFRSYTKLDSVNAEDYFCRFEYKSATGSFVPDRIAVFCKCEMPYNPDDLMIQCEECSDWFHPACIGMTIKEAKKLEHFFCQSCTAENGKMTENSHEATAQSEEKVESKRRRR; this comes from the exons ATGGCGAAGTCGCGGCCGCCTAAGCGGATCCTCGAGTCTTACACCATCAAGGGCTCCGACAAAGTCATCAAGC CTGGGGATTGTGTGCTAATGAGGGCATCTGATGCATCAAAGCCACCATATGTGGCAAGAGTTGAGTCGATTGAGGCAGCAGGATCTCGAGGCACAAATGTAAGAGTGCGGGTGCGGTGGTATTATCGGCCAGAGGAGTCCATTGGTGGGAGGCGACCTTTTCATGGTTCCAAGGAGGTGTTCCTCTCTGACCACTATGATATGCAGAGTGCTGACACCATTGAGGGGAAGTGCAATGTCCACAGCTTCCGTAGCTATACAAAGCTTGATTCTGTCAATGCTGAGGACTACTTCTGTCGCTTTGAGTATAAATCAGCTACAGGAAGCTTCGTGCCCGACCGCATAGCTGT GTTTTGCAAGTGTGAGATGCCGTACAATCCTGATGACCTTATGATCCAATGCGAGGAATGTTCTGACTG GTTTCACCCTGCTTGCATTGGAATGACTATCAAAGAAGCAAAGAAACTTGAGCATTTTTTCTGCCAGAGCTGTACGGCTGAAAATGGAAAGATGACCGAGAATTCTCACGAAGCTACAGCGCAATCAGAAGAAAAG GTGGAATCAAAGAGACGGAGAAGGTGA
- the LOC133892316 gene encoding chromatin remodeling protein EBS-like isoform X1, giving the protein MAKSRPPKRILESYTIKGSDKVIKPGDCVLMRASDASKPPYVARVESIEAAGSRGTNVRVRVRWYYRPEESIGGRRPFHGSKEVFLSDHYDMQSADTIEGKCNVHSFRSYTKLDSVNAEDYFCRFEYKSATGSFVPDRIAVFCKCEMPYNPDDLMIQCEECSDWFHPACIGMTIKEAKKLEHFFCQSCTAENGKMTENSHEATAQSEEKAWLQERAILCCSQTCTEPPSKGTLDKYHCKIFNFESATG; this is encoded by the exons ATGGCGAAGTCGCGGCCGCCTAAGCGGATCCTCGAGTCTTACACCATCAAGGGCTCCGACAAAGTCATCAAGC CTGGGGATTGTGTGCTAATGAGGGCATCTGATGCATCAAAGCCACCATATGTGGCAAGAGTTGAGTCGATTGAGGCAGCAGGATCTCGAGGCACAAATGTAAGAGTGCGGGTGCGGTGGTATTATCGGCCAGAGGAGTCCATTGGTGGGAGGCGACCTTTTCATGGTTCCAAGGAGGTGTTCCTCTCTGACCACTATGATATGCAGAGTGCTGACACCATTGAGGGGAAGTGCAATGTCCACAGCTTCCGTAGCTATACAAAGCTTGATTCTGTCAATGCTGAGGACTACTTCTGTCGCTTTGAGTATAAATCAGCTACAGGAAGCTTCGTGCCCGACCGCATAGCTGT GTTTTGCAAGTGTGAGATGCCGTACAATCCTGATGACCTTATGATCCAATGCGAGGAATGTTCTGACTG GTTTCACCCTGCTTGCATTGGAATGACTATCAAAGAAGCAAAGAAACTTGAGCATTTTTTCTGCCAGAGCTGTACGGCTGAAAATGGAAAGATGACCGAGAATTCTCACGAAGCTACAGCGCAATCAGAAGAAAAG GCTTGGCTGCAGGAGCGGGCCATCCTGTGTTGCAGTCAAACCTGTACCGAACCCCCGTCTAAAGGAACATTGGATAAATACCACTGCAAAATATTCAATTTTGAAAGTGCTACTGGCTGA